CACCGAAGAGCTGCGTGAGATGATCCTGCGCAACGCCCCCACCGCGGAGATCCGCGAGATGGCGCTGTCGCAGGGCATGAAGACCCTCCGGCAGAACGCGCTCCAGAAGGTCCTCGACGGCGTCACCACCATCGAGGAAGTGCTGCGGGTGACGGTGAGCTAACGCTCGCACGCTCGGGCCGTCGTGGGCGACCGCGCGCCGAGCAGACAGAGGACACGAGGACACCATGGCCGCGACGATGCACGACCTCTTGACGATCATGATCGACCGTGGGGCGTCCGATCTGCACATCACCACCGGGACCTACCCGCAGATCCGCCAGAACGGCAAGCTCCAGCCGCTCACCGAGTTCGAGCAGCTGACGCCCCAGGACAGCCAGCGCCTCGCCTACAGCGTGCTCAACGAGGGCCAGAAGCAGAAGTTCGAGGAGGAGAACGAGCTCGATCTCTCCTTCGGCATCCAGGGCCTCGCGCGCTTCCGGTGCAACGTCTACCGTCAGCGCGGCGCGGTGGCCGCGGCCATCCGCGTCATCCCCATCAAGATCCGGACGTTCGGCGAGCTGAACCTCCCGTCGATCGTCGAGCAGATGGCCGAGCGCCCGAAGGGCTTGGTGCTCGTGACCGGCCCCACCGGCTCGGGTAAGTCCACGACGCTCGCCGCGATGATCGACAAGATCAACTCGGAGCGCAGCGAGCACATCATGACCATCGAGGACCCGATCGAGTTCGTCCACCAGCACAAGCGGTGTCTCGTCAACCAGCGCGAGGTCTTCTCGGACACGCAGTCGTTCAAGAACGCGCTGAAGTCCATCCTCCGCCAGGACCCGGACGTCGTGCTCGTCGGTGAGATGCGCGACCTCGAGACGATCGCGGCCGCCCTGACCATCGCGGAGACCGGTCACCTCACCCTGGGCACCCTCCACACGAACTCCTGCGCGCAGACCATGAACCGGATCATCGACGTGTTCCCCACGAGCCAGCAGGCGCAGGTACGCGCCCAGCTCTCGCTGGTGCTGGAGGGCGTCCTCTCGCAGCAACTCATCCCCACCGCCGACGGCCGCGGCCGCGCGATGGCGCTCGAGATCATGGTCACCACCCCCGCCATCCGGAACCTCATCCGCGAGGAGAAGATCCACCAGATCTATTCCTCGATGCAGGCGGGTCAGAAGTTCGGCATGCAGACGATGAATCAGGCGCTCGTCGATCTGATACTGAAGCGCCGCATCTCCAGAGAGGAAGCGTTGAACCGCAGCACGCTACCCGAGGAGCTCGAGCAGCTGCTGAAGTCAGCGGGCGCGGGAGCGCCCGCCCCGGCGCCCGCGGTGGGCGCGGCCAGCGGCGGCTCGCCGTTCGGGCGGCGGTAGGGCCCGCACCGAGGAGGGAGATTCGGAATGCCAACGTTCACCTACACCGGACGAGGCACCCGGGGCATCATCAACGGGGAGATCGACGCGGCCGACCGCACCACGGCCGTCGGCGAGCTTCGCAACCGCGCGATCCTCGTGACCAAAATCAGCGAGAAGGCGGGCGGCAAGACCGTCGTGAAGTTCGGCGGTAAGGTCAGCGACAAGGAGCTGGCCATCTTCACTCGCCAGTTCTCGACCATGGTCGACGCGGGCCTGCCCCTCGTGCAGTGTCTGAACATCCTCGCCGAGCAGAGCGAGTCGAAGACGCTGCGGGGCGTCACCGCGAACGTGGCGCGCCAGGTTGAGGCCGGCTCCACCCTCGCCGACGCTCTCCGGCGCCACCCGCGTACCTTCGACGACCTCTTCACGAACCTCGTCCAGGTCGGTGAGACGGGCGGTATCCTCGATACCGTCCTCCAGCGCCTGTCGCAGTACATCGAAAAAGCGGCCGCGTTGAAGAGAAAAGTCAAGGCGGCCATGATCTATCCGGCCACAATCATCGGCGTGGCCTTCCTCGTCGTCATCTTCATGCTGACCTTCGTCATCCCGACCTTCGCGGCGATGTTCAAGGGTCTAGGCGCGGAGCTCCCGCTGCCGACGCAGATCGTCCTCTGGTGCTCCGACTTCGTCCGCGGCTACATCCTGCTCATCATCGCCGCCATCGCCGGCGCGGTGTACATGCTGCGGCGCTACTACAAGACCGAGAATGGCAAGTCCGCCATCGACGCCCTCCTGCTCAAGCTCCCGATCTTCGGTACCCTGATCCGGAAGGTGGCGGTGGCCCGGTTCACCCGGACCTTCGGGACCCTGGTCTCGTCAGGCGTGCCTATCCTCGAGGGCCTGCGCATCACCGCGAGGACCGCGGGCAACAAGGTCGTGGAGAAGGCGGTCATGCAGTGCCGCGCCGCGGTCACCGCGGGTAAGACCCTCGCCGAGCCCCTCAAGGCCTCGGGCGTGTTCCCGCCCATGGTGACGCAGATGATCTCGGTCGGTGAGCAGACGGGTGCGCTCGACGCCATGCTCGGGAAGATCGCCGACTTCTACGACGACGAGGTGGATACCGCGGTGGGCGCCCTCACCGCCCTCCTCGAGCCTCTGATGATCGTCATCCTCGGCGTGATCATCGGTGGTCTCGTGGTGGCGATGTATCTGCCGATCTTCCGGCTGGTCACGCTCATCAAGTAGCCGACCGTGCCGCTGTCAGGGCCGAGATCAGGCCTCCGCGGGCTGGGCTGGGCTCGGCTCCTGATGGCGGCGCTCGTGCTCGGAGCCGCGCTGTGGCTCCGCTACGCGGGCGCCTTCCCGTTCCCGCTCCCGCTCTTCCTCCTCGCCACGCTGGGGACCGCCCTGTCCTCGGTGCCGCTCATCACCGGCTGGGCCGACGCCTGGGGCGGCCGCCACTTCGCGTGGCTCCTCGTGGCCCTGGATTCGGTGCTCGTCACCGCCATCGTCACCACGAGCGGCGGCCCGCGGTCGCTGTTCACCTTCCTCTACGTCCTCGGCGTGATGGAGGGCTGCTTCCTGCTCTCGCGGCTGGGCGGCCTGGTGGTGGCCGGCCTCTCGAGCCTGCTCTACGTGGGCCTCGTGGTCGGGCGCACCATCCTGCCCCTCTCCTCCCTCCTCGAGCCGGGCGAGTCCACCGCCCTCGAGGTGCTCTCGGTGTTCCTCAACGCGGGCGTGCTGCTCGTGAGCGCGATCGTGGCCGGCTCCATGGCCGAGCGCTACCAGCTCGCCCAGGCGAGCCTGGAGGCCCAACAGCGGCACCTCTCGGACGTTCAGGCGTTCCGCGACCTCATCTTCCAGTCGGTCGGCACCGGGCTCATCGCGGTGGGGCCGGACGGCCGCATCACCGCCTTCAACCGCGCGGCCGAGGCCATCACCGGCCTGCCCGCCGATGCCGCGCTAGGTGAGCCATTTCCGCGCGTCTTCGGCGAAGAAGTCGATCTCGAGCGCGTGCGCTCGGCGGTGAGCGCGCGCGAGGGCCAGTCCCAGCGCTACGAGATCCACCTCCGCCGCCGCGATGGCCGTTCGGTGCCCGTGGGCATCTCGTTCTGGCTGCTGCGCTCGGGGGAAGGCGACGCGATCGGGCTCATCGGCGTGTGCCAGGATCTCTCGTCGATCAAGCAGATGGAAGAGCGCATGCGCCAGGCCGACCGGCTCGCCGCGCTCGGCCGGATGTCCGCCAACATCGCCCACGAGATCCGCAATCCGCTGGCGTCGGTGTCAGGCGCCATCGAGGTGCTCGCGCGCGATATTCCGTCCGATCCCACGCGCGATCGGCTCGTCGAGATCGTGCTGAGCGAGTCGGCGCGGCTCAACCACCTCATCTCGGACTTCCTCGAGTACGCGCGGCCGGCGCCCCTTGTCCCCACCGAGATCAACGCGACCAAGGTGCTCGACGACGTCGTGGTGCTGCTCGAGCACCGCCACCTACCCGACAATCTCAAGGTCATCCGCGAGTACGGCGAAACCCTGATGGTCCGCGCCGACCCCCAGCAGCTGCGCCAGGCCATCTGGAACCTCTGCCTCAACGCGGTACAGTCGATGCCGTCGGGGGGTGAGCTCCGCGTGGGCGGCCGCGTGGTCGGAGGGGAGGGACGCGCCGGCCGCGTGCAGATCTGGATCGGGGACACCGGCTCCGGCATCGCCGAAACGGACCTCCCGCACATCTTCGAACCCTTCTACTCGACCAAGCCGGAAGGGAGCGGCCTGGGCCTCGCCATGGTCTATCGGGTGGTCCAGGAGCACGGCGGAGACATCGACGTGCGCAGCGCCCCGCGTGGGGGGACGACCTTCACGCTCGGCTTGCCG
This portion of the Candidatus Methylomirabilota bacterium genome encodes:
- a CDS encoding type II secretion system F family protein; this encodes MPTFTYTGRGTRGIINGEIDAADRTTAVGELRNRAILVTKISEKAGGKTVVKFGGKVSDKELAIFTRQFSTMVDAGLPLVQCLNILAEQSESKTLRGVTANVARQVEAGSTLADALRRHPRTFDDLFTNLVQVGETGGILDTVLQRLSQYIEKAAALKRKVKAAMIYPATIIGVAFLVVIFMLTFVIPTFAAMFKGLGAELPLPTQIVLWCSDFVRGYILLIIAAIAGAVYMLRRYYKTENGKSAIDALLLKLPIFGTLIRKVAVARFTRTFGTLVSSGVPILEGLRITARTAGNKVVEKAVMQCRAAVTAGKTLAEPLKASGVFPPMVTQMISVGEQTGALDAMLGKIADFYDDEVDTAVGALTALLEPLMIVILGVIIGGLVVAMYLPIFRLVTLIK
- a CDS encoding ATP-binding protein: MPLSGPRSGLRGLGWARLLMAALVLGAALWLRYAGAFPFPLPLFLLATLGTALSSVPLITGWADAWGGRHFAWLLVALDSVLVTAIVTTSGGPRSLFTFLYVLGVMEGCFLLSRLGGLVVAGLSSLLYVGLVVGRTILPLSSLLEPGESTALEVLSVFLNAGVLLVSAIVAGSMAERYQLAQASLEAQQRHLSDVQAFRDLIFQSVGTGLIAVGPDGRITAFNRAAEAITGLPADAALGEPFPRVFGEEVDLERVRSAVSAREGQSQRYEIHLRRRDGRSVPVGISFWLLRSGEGDAIGLIGVCQDLSSIKQMEERMRQADRLAALGRMSANIAHEIRNPLASVSGAIEVLARDIPSDPTRDRLVEIVLSESARLNHLISDFLEYARPAPLVPTEINATKVLDDVVVLLEHRHLPDNLKVIREYGETLMVRADPQQLRQAIWNLCLNAVQSMPSGGELRVGGRVVGGEGRAGRVQIWIGDTGSGIAETDLPHIFEPFYSTKPEGSGLGLAMVYRVVQEHGGDIDVRSAPRGGTTFTLGLPGVAAA
- a CDS encoding type IV pilus twitching motility protein PilT, giving the protein MAATMHDLLTIMIDRGASDLHITTGTYPQIRQNGKLQPLTEFEQLTPQDSQRLAYSVLNEGQKQKFEEENELDLSFGIQGLARFRCNVYRQRGAVAAAIRVIPIKIRTFGELNLPSIVEQMAERPKGLVLVTGPTGSGKSTTLAAMIDKINSERSEHIMTIEDPIEFVHQHKRCLVNQREVFSDTQSFKNALKSILRQDPDVVLVGEMRDLETIAAALTIAETGHLTLGTLHTNSCAQTMNRIIDVFPTSQQAQVRAQLSLVLEGVLSQQLIPTADGRGRAMALEIMVTTPAIRNLIREEKIHQIYSSMQAGQKFGMQTMNQALVDLILKRRISREEALNRSTLPEELEQLLKSAGAGAPAPAPAVGAASGGSPFGRR